The window TTCTATCGGACCGGTACTTTTTTAGCCTCATACCAAACTCAGATCCAGCCGGATTTAATTTGTCTGTCGAAGGGGCTCACCGGTGGATTTTTACCTCTAGCTCTTACGGTCACTACGCAAAAAATTTATGATGCGTTTTTAAGCGATCATATTCAAACAGCATTTCTCCATGGCCATTCTTATACGGGAAACCCTATGGCCTGCGCGGCGGCCCATGCGACCTTTGGCCTCCTTCAATCCAAGGATATGCAGCAACGCATCTCTCAACTGGTGTCGTGGACGGCAGAGGAGATCAATAAATTGAGGGGCTTAGACCTTGTAGAAAACCCACGCTCCCTCGGCACCATCGGAGCTTTTGACGTTGCCGGTTACAAGGGCTACTTTACGGGATCATTCGCAGAGACCTTTTCGCAGAAATGCATCGAGAGAGGGATCTACGTAAAGCCCCTGGGAGGAACGATTTATACCGTTCCCCCTTACTGTGTGAATGAACAA is drawn from Bdellovibrionales bacterium and contains these coding sequences:
- a CDS encoding aminotransferase class III-fold pyridoxal phosphate-dependent enzyme, with protein sequence FYRTGTFLASYQTQIQPDLICLSKGLTGGFLPLALTVTTQKIYDAFLSDHIQTAFLHGHSYTGNPMACAAAHATFGLLQSKDMQQRISQLVSWTAEEINKLRGLDLVENPRSLGTIGAFDVAGYKGYFTGSFAETFSQKCIERGIYVKPLGGTIYTVPPYCVNEQEFRYMYQVIRETLFDLRK